The Stygiolobus azoricus genome window below encodes:
- a CDS encoding nicotinamide-nucleotide adenylyltransferase, giving the protein MRRGLYPGRFQPFHLGHLQVVKWTLQRVDELIIVIGSAQESHTLSNPFTAGERMEMIRRALEGSNIDLSLIYFVPIPDILMNSVWVYHVKSFSPKFDVIISRNPLVMRLFKEAGYEVIEPPAYDRKIYNSTFIRRLIIENNNEWEKLVPAEVSAYIHEIRGDERLRSIAGFS; this is encoded by the coding sequence CTGCGTAGAGGTCTTTACCCAGGTAGATTTCAACCCTTCCACTTAGGACATCTCCAGGTGGTTAAATGGACTCTTCAGAGAGTTGACGAGCTTATAATCGTTATTGGTAGCGCTCAGGAAAGTCACACACTCTCTAATCCTTTCACAGCTGGAGAAAGAATGGAGATGATAAGGAGAGCCCTAGAAGGTAGTAACATTGATCTATCTCTCATATACTTTGTTCCTATACCGGACATCTTAATGAACAGTGTATGGGTTTACCATGTAAAATCTTTCTCCCCTAAATTCGATGTTATTATAAGTAGGAATCCTCTAGTTATGCGACTATTCAAAGAAGCTGGTTATGAGGTTATTGAACCGCCTGCATATGACAGGAAGATATACAACTCGACTTTTATCAGAAGGTTAATAATAGAAAACAACAACGAATGGGAGAAACTAGTTCCAGCTGAAGTATCTGCTTACATTCATGAGATAAGAGGGGATGAAAGATTAAGGTCTATTGCGGGTTTCTCCTAA
- a CDS encoding hotdog domain-containing protein gives MYKIDTYYNVFPWHANHFGSLHGGIYMNWLIDTSGLLMSNVSRGNYLLASVDYIYLFKPARVGDVIRVVAETTAGWESSVEIKVKACIKRGEKEELGALGLTTYVAVDENGRPRKLPVKIGSDEEANKRREKRIEKKKKDILDQEDLLPGMTFGKSYIRTIYPEHGFGNGILYAGKMYTMLDEALAIVAKLYSRGNVFTGSAGAANFLSPVRIGDILEIQAAVEYTGNTSLDVGAKVFAINHYTGEKRLVTRTVFSFVAIDENAKPKPIQKITPGTEKEKKIFEERLKEREERIKLSKALQETELCQ, from the coding sequence ATGTATAAGATTGACACTTATTACAACGTTTTCCCTTGGCATGCAAATCATTTCGGAAGCTTACATGGTGGCATATATATGAATTGGTTAATCGACACTAGCGGGCTCTTAATGTCAAATGTGAGCCGCGGTAATTATTTACTCGCATCTGTTGATTATATTTATCTGTTTAAACCTGCAAGAGTAGGAGACGTTATAAGAGTAGTAGCCGAGACTACAGCAGGTTGGGAGAGCTCTGTTGAAATTAAAGTTAAAGCATGTATAAAGAGGGGAGAAAAAGAGGAATTAGGAGCACTAGGGCTCACTACTTATGTAGCTGTTGACGAGAATGGTAGACCTAGAAAGTTACCTGTGAAAATAGGCTCAGACGAAGAGGCAAATAAAAGAAGGGAGAAAAGGATAGAGAAAAAGAAAAAGGACATTTTAGATCAAGAGGATTTGTTACCTGGAATGACCTTCGGTAAAAGTTATATAAGAACAATATATCCGGAACACGGATTCGGAAATGGAATACTTTATGCAGGTAAAATGTACACAATGTTGGATGAAGCACTTGCAATAGTAGCAAAACTTTACAGCAGAGGAAATGTATTCACTGGAAGCGCGGGAGCCGCAAACTTCTTGTCCCCCGTTAGAATAGGGGATATATTAGAGATTCAGGCTGCTGTAGAGTATACCGGAAATACATCCTTGGACGTAGGTGCTAAGGTTTTCGCCATAAATCATTATACAGGTGAAAAAAGATTAGTCACCAGAACAGTATTCTCATTTGTAGCCATAGACGAAAATGCCAAGCCTAAACCTATCCAAAAAATAACGCCTGGAACTGAGAAAGAGAAGAAAATATTTGAGGAAAGACTTAAGGAAAGAGAAGAAAGGATAAAATTATCAAAGGCACTTCAAGAGACAGAACTATGTCAATAA
- a CDS encoding DUF99 family protein translates to MRELQVCGVDDGYFPLEFKGGKGKTVLLSSKYNGKRLIGIDFDLILVDGDDGTSKLRNILEGCEVVFTDGITLGGFNYLDPEELRNYGINYIIFYSRIPDIKDVTHALLKHFSGDKRTSIILNVLENLVLLPTKKGNVYISTNLSLPYASKLISYYQIYVKEPEPLRTAHTIASSLSRFLLTKKLLT, encoded by the coding sequence ATGAGAGAATTGCAAGTTTGTGGAGTTGACGATGGTTATTTTCCGCTTGAGTTTAAGGGTGGTAAAGGAAAAACTGTTCTTTTATCTTCAAAATATAACGGCAAACGGCTCATAGGGATTGATTTTGACTTAATTTTAGTTGATGGTGATGATGGGACATCAAAGCTTAGGAACATTTTAGAAGGTTGTGAAGTAGTCTTCACAGATGGGATAACCCTAGGCGGGTTTAATTACTTGGATCCAGAGGAATTAAGGAATTATGGTATCAATTACATAATATTTTATTCTAGGATACCCGATATAAAGGACGTGACACATGCACTTTTAAAGCATTTTAGCGGTGATAAAAGGACTAGTATTATTTTAAATGTTTTAGAAAATTTAGTTTTACTACCTACTAAAAAAGGAAACGTATACATTAGCACTAATCTTAGCTTACCTTACGCTTCTAAATTGATTAGTTATTATCAAATTTACGTTAAAGAGCCGGAGCCACTTAGGACTGCACATACTATTGCAAGTTCTCTTTCAAGGTTCCTTCTTACTAAAAAATTATTGACATAG
- a CDS encoding Cdc6/Cdc18 family protein produces the protein MSDIIDQVLSSLSKGKIFKARELLLPDYVPETLPHRETQIRKLVEIMSPLVRSEKPSNIFIYGLTGTGKTAVTKFVLKNLHKRFPSNFTYVYVNTRQSDTPYRILADILESLNSKVPFTGLSTAELFRRLLKKLNDIDSIVVIVLDEIDAMVKKHGDDILYRFTRANNELGKSLISLIGITNDVKFIETLDPRVKSSLSEEELVFPPYNAEELEDILKQRAKFAIYEEAISDEVIRLCAALAARDHGDARRALDLLRVAGEIAEREGKDKITVTEVEKARVEIERDRVYEVLSTLPFHSKLVLTAILKGLKSKSTLTTGEVYEIYLKLANKIGVENVTQRRVSDILNELDMVGIITAKVVNRGRYGKTKEINLAVSEDIIYKAIVESDERIASLWS, from the coding sequence ATGAGTGATATAATCGACCAAGTGTTATCGTCTCTGAGCAAGGGCAAGATATTCAAAGCCAGAGAACTACTCCTACCAGATTACGTTCCCGAAACTCTACCTCACCGAGAAACTCAAATACGAAAATTAGTAGAAATAATGTCTCCTTTGGTAAGGTCTGAAAAGCCTAGTAACATATTTATATATGGTTTAACAGGAACAGGTAAAACTGCTGTTACAAAGTTCGTATTAAAGAATCTGCACAAGAGATTTCCTTCTAACTTCACTTATGTTTATGTAAATACTAGGCAAAGTGATACTCCATACAGAATTTTAGCGGATATATTAGAAAGCTTAAACAGTAAGGTACCGTTTACTGGACTTTCTACAGCTGAACTTTTTAGAAGATTACTAAAAAAATTAAATGACATTGATTCCATTGTAGTAATTGTGCTTGATGAGATCGATGCAATGGTAAAAAAGCACGGTGATGATATACTTTACAGGTTTACACGTGCTAATAATGAACTCGGTAAGTCATTGATATCGTTGATAGGGATCACTAACGATGTTAAGTTTATTGAAACATTGGATCCACGAGTTAAAAGTAGTTTAAGTGAAGAAGAATTAGTATTTCCCCCTTATAACGCAGAAGAATTAGAAGATATTCTTAAACAAAGAGCCAAATTTGCCATATACGAGGAAGCTATAAGTGACGAGGTAATAAGACTTTGTGCAGCTTTGGCAGCAAGAGATCACGGTGATGCGAGAAGAGCTCTTGATCTTCTAAGGGTTGCAGGAGAAATAGCAGAAAGAGAAGGTAAAGACAAAATAACGGTTACTGAGGTTGAGAAGGCTAGAGTGGAAATAGAGAGGGATAGGGTTTATGAAGTTCTTTCTACTCTTCCTTTTCATTCTAAATTAGTCTTGACAGCTATTCTAAAGGGGTTAAAGAGTAAATCTACGTTGACTACTGGAGAAGTTTATGAGATATATCTTAAGTTAGCAAATAAGATAGGAGTAGAAAACGTGACCCAAAGGAGAGTAAGTGATATTCTAAATGAGTTAGATATGGTAGGGATAATTACAGCTAAAGTAGTTAATAGAGGAAGATATGGTAAAACTAAGGAAATAAACCTGGCTGTCAGCGAAGACATTATTTATAAAGCTATTGTAGAAAGTGATGAGAGAATTGCAAGTTTGTGGAGTTGA
- a CDS encoding transcription elongation factor — protein sequence MGGRRKKRKQLLQKPKPKIPDIFECPRCGKVALSVTIKDGKAKIKCGSCGLQAEFDVPPVYDQANAYGKFIDLYYEGKIEILSSSSEEKTEDETKGESEELH from the coding sequence GTGGGAGGAAGAAGGAAAAAAAGAAAGCAACTCCTTCAAAAGCCAAAACCAAAAATACCTGATATCTTTGAGTGCCCCAGATGTGGAAAAGTAGCTCTCAGCGTTACAATTAAAGATGGAAAAGCTAAAATAAAGTGCGGTAGTTGCGGATTACAAGCTGAGTTTGATGTTCCACCAGTTTACGATCAAGCTAATGCATATGGTAAGTTTATCGATTTATATTATGAGGGAAAGATTGAAATTTTATCAAGTAGTAGTGAGGAGAAGACTGAAGATGAGACTAAAGGGGAAAGTGAAGAGTTACATTAG